In Nocardioides sp. zg-1228, a single window of DNA contains:
- a CDS encoding FHA domain-containing protein yields the protein MSTEARFAPGDWYAVVGDRVTVLLPGSQRGRVAGLWDLADSGAGADALLDELLAAGLSSLDHFALVAHSDDATRLIVRGAPTATVASAGEDEIVTAAPGATWAERVLPGITSVRVTLTGEGSADHPLTAGLARVSVVEFGAPSPAEEPVAAPAQEPDVEQPAPLAPELPVQPEPPAEQPVEPAAPAEQPVEPAAPAEPRVEPAAPAGDLLASPAAGAPMEFGAPGDDPTPTGETPVVADDWSDRDGQTQAGDRVADFDRPPVPGQEMAPDVVAQPVASLVFSTGDVVAVDRTVLVGRAPEARRFPSHELPHVVTVPSPHQEISSTHLEIRPGAGADHGSAIATDLGSTNGTVLAQPGLDPEDLKPGIAVSLIPGAVLDLGDGVTIQVTNP from the coding sequence GTGAGCACTGAGGCCAGGTTCGCACCGGGGGACTGGTACGCCGTGGTGGGAGACCGGGTGACGGTCCTGCTGCCGGGCAGCCAGCGCGGGCGCGTGGCCGGGCTGTGGGACCTCGCAGACTCCGGGGCCGGCGCCGACGCGCTGCTCGACGAGCTGCTCGCCGCCGGGCTCTCCTCGCTCGACCACTTCGCCCTCGTCGCCCACAGCGACGACGCGACGCGCCTGATCGTGCGCGGCGCGCCCACCGCGACGGTCGCCTCGGCCGGCGAGGACGAGATCGTGACGGCCGCACCCGGCGCCACCTGGGCCGAGCGGGTGCTCCCCGGGATCACCAGCGTGCGGGTCACCCTCACCGGCGAGGGCTCCGCCGACCACCCCCTCACCGCCGGGCTGGCCCGCGTGTCGGTGGTCGAGTTCGGTGCGCCGTCACCCGCCGAGGAGCCGGTCGCCGCCCCCGCACAGGAGCCCGACGTCGAGCAGCCTGCGCCCCTCGCCCCGGAGCTCCCCGTCCAGCCCGAGCCTCCCGCCGAGCAACCGGTCGAGCCCGCGGCGCCCGCCGAGCAACCGGTCGAGCCCGCGGCGCCCGCCGAGCCCCGTGTCGAGCCCGCCGCTCCCGCCGGTGACCTCCTCGCGTCTCCCGCCGCCGGGGCGCCGATGGAGTTCGGCGCTCCGGGCGACGACCCGACGCCCACCGGCGAGACCCCGGTCGTGGCCGACGACTGGTCCGACCGCGACGGCCAGACGCAGGCCGGGGACCGGGTCGCCGACTTCGACCGTCCGCCCGTCCCGGGCCAGGAGATGGCTCCCGACGTCGTCGCACAGCCCGTCGCCTCGCTGGTCTTCTCCACCGGCGACGTCGTGGCCGTCGACCGCACCGTGCTGGTGGGCCGCGCCCCCGAGGCGCGGCGCTTTCCCTCCCACGAGCTGCCGCACGTCGTCACCGTGCCCAGCCCCCACCAGGAGATCTCCTCGACCCACCTCGAGATCCGCCCGGGTGCGGGGGCCGACCACGGCTCCGCGATCGCGACCGACCTGGGCTCCACCAACGGCACCGTCCTCGCCCAGCCCGGTCTCGACCCCGAGGACCTCAAGCCCGGCATCGCCGTCAGCCTGATCCCCGGCGCCGTCCTCGACCTCGGCGACGGTGTCACCATCCAGGTGACGAACCCCTGA
- a CDS encoding RDD family protein: protein MTHHPHSLTYPVAELDRRFVAFAIDRLLAWGLIAAVGVVTALVVSDDPWTVVGAVAGATALLWLVQAVVLGVSGTSPGKALTGLRVVHHGTGTPIGVGPALLRQLVLGAAGLPTFGIGVATLAWTAVEDRGRQRRGWHDHLAHTVVVDVRPADEADDASVQEAPRHIVNLTAMRLVPAPPVEPVRTPERPEHSTRRPALPADPTAPAPAPAPAHRSQSQPQQPQPVQQARSAPPQWAPAPVQPAQQPVQQPVPVPPRPPAAAAMPPAPARWRVHFDNGESFVIAGLALVGRRPEPRAGEQVAHLVPLSSADMSVSKTHAQFGPASDGTLVVMDRGSTNGTVLVRQGVSRQLAPGKPAALVDGDKVVYGDREMVVSREG from the coding sequence GTGACCCACCACCCCCACTCCCTGACCTACCCCGTCGCCGAGCTCGACCGACGCTTCGTCGCGTTCGCGATCGACCGGCTCCTCGCCTGGGGCCTCATCGCCGCCGTCGGCGTCGTGACCGCGCTCGTGGTCTCCGACGACCCGTGGACGGTGGTGGGCGCGGTCGCCGGCGCGACCGCGCTGCTGTGGCTCGTCCAGGCGGTGGTGCTCGGCGTCAGCGGCACCTCGCCCGGCAAGGCGCTCACCGGGCTCCGGGTGGTGCACCACGGCACCGGCACCCCGATCGGCGTCGGGCCGGCCCTCCTGCGCCAGCTCGTGCTGGGGGCGGCCGGGCTCCCGACGTTCGGCATCGGCGTGGCCACCCTGGCCTGGACGGCCGTGGAGGACCGCGGCCGGCAGCGCCGCGGCTGGCACGACCACCTGGCGCACACCGTGGTGGTCGACGTACGCCCGGCCGACGAGGCCGACGACGCGTCGGTCCAGGAGGCCCCGCGCCACATCGTCAACCTCACCGCGATGCGACTGGTGCCGGCTCCGCCGGTGGAGCCGGTGCGCACGCCGGAGCGACCCGAGCACTCGACGCGCCGCCCTGCGCTCCCCGCCGACCCGACCGCCCCCGCCCCCGCCCCCGCCCCCGCCCACCGGTCCCAGTCCCAGCCGCAGCAGCCGCAGCCGGTGCAGCAGGCGCGGTCCGCGCCGCCGCAGTGGGCGCCGGCCCCGGTCCAGCCCGCCCAGCAGCCGGTCCAGCAGCCGGTCCCGGTGCCGCCCCGGCCGCCCGCCGCCGCGGCGATGCCGCCGGCCCCCGCGCGCTGGCGGGTCCACTTCGACAACGGCGAGAGCTTCGTGATCGCCGGGCTCGCGCTGGTCGGGCGTCGTCCCGAGCCGCGAGCGGGCGAGCAGGTGGCCCACCTGGTCCCGCTGTCCTCGGCCGACATGTCGGTCTCCAAGACGCACGCCCAGTTCGGCCCGGCATCCGACGGCACGCTCGTCGTCATGGACCGGGGGTCCACCAACGGCACGGTGCTCGTGCGCCAGGGTGTCTCGCGCCAGCTCGCCCCGGGCAAGCCCGCCGCGCTCGTCGACGGCGACAAGGTCGTCTACGGCGACCGCGAGATGGTCGTCTCCCGGGAGGGCTGA
- a CDS encoding S8 family serine peptidase, with protein MRARRAGRIIGCAVLALGAGIAAHGTALADDATAATSAATAATAATGELTLVTLAGAGTSAGRAEAPDLLAEQDAVLAAVGAGAPVYRWTTALNGFAVRLTEQQLTALDDQPAVASVEPDTIRPMAGRTSLAAVRAAAASPRLRGGAGVVVGVVDSGIAPQSPAFAEVPGLGADPEAFAGACVEGQGWSADDCTRKIVGARWYVDGFGADRVRTSESLSALDTLGHGTQVSSVAAGNAGVSVRVDQRDAGFFGGVAPQARIAAYKACWGAPDPADDGCSTADVVSAVDAAVADGVDVLSLALSGGEGIDILQLALLGAAEADIVVVGASGNTGGSAYAAHAGPWVTTVGSAVGRMSRGRVTLPDGRSWTGGGRPSRVSARAVLARRAAAPDVSRRAAAQCRLGALDSRLVADRIVVCERGAIGRIDKSESVAQAGGRAMVLVNRRPGAITADLHAVPTVHLPARAGRSFSRWVARHPDARVSMARDAGRPGTRRTARWSASGDPRGVTLKPDAVADGDAVLGALPESTGRSWGVFSGSSAATAHAAGLAALVRARHPERSAAVVRSLLVTSARPVPGASPLAQGTGALPSQAPTAHLALDVAPQEWRRALRRHLLARLNTSSVLMPARRQRAVRTVTNIGTRPEYFSVTARGFSSHRVRVQPLAVRLAPGESADFTVTVTGPVTPGQLDDGMLVWRGARGGVTRVPVALTR; from the coding sequence GTGCGGGCACGACGGGCAGGACGGATCATCGGCTGCGCCGTGCTCGCGCTCGGCGCCGGGATCGCCGCCCACGGCACCGCCCTCGCCGACGACGCCACCGCCGCCACCTCCGCCGCCACCGCCGCCACCGCCGCCACCGGCGAGCTCACGCTCGTCACCCTGGCGGGCGCCGGCACGTCCGCCGGCCGGGCCGAGGCGCCGGACCTCCTCGCCGAGCAGGACGCCGTCCTCGCCGCCGTCGGGGCAGGCGCACCGGTCTACCGCTGGACCACGGCCCTCAACGGGTTCGCCGTGCGGCTGACGGAGCAGCAGCTGACCGCTCTCGACGACCAGCCCGCGGTGGCGTCGGTCGAGCCCGACACGATCCGGCCGATGGCCGGGCGCACGTCGCTGGCCGCCGTCCGCGCCGCTGCCGCCAGCCCGCGCCTGCGCGGCGGGGCCGGTGTCGTGGTGGGTGTCGTCGACTCGGGCATCGCACCGCAGTCACCCGCCTTCGCCGAGGTCCCCGGGCTCGGCGCCGACCCCGAGGCCTTCGCCGGCGCGTGCGTCGAGGGCCAGGGCTGGAGCGCCGACGACTGCACCCGCAAGATCGTCGGCGCGCGGTGGTACGTCGACGGCTTCGGCGCCGACCGGGTGCGCACCTCTGAGTCGCTCTCGGCCCTCGACACCCTCGGTCACGGCACGCAGGTCTCCTCCGTCGCGGCCGGCAACGCCGGCGTCAGCGTCCGGGTCGACCAGCGGGACGCCGGCTTCTTCGGCGGGGTCGCCCCGCAGGCGCGGATCGCCGCCTACAAGGCCTGCTGGGGCGCGCCCGACCCCGCCGACGACGGCTGCTCCACCGCCGACGTGGTCTCCGCGGTCGACGCCGCCGTGGCCGACGGCGTCGACGTGCTCAGCCTCGCACTGTCCGGCGGGGAGGGCATCGACATCCTCCAGCTCGCGCTCCTGGGCGCCGCCGAGGCCGACATCGTGGTCGTCGGCGCCTCCGGCAACACCGGCGGCTCGGCCTACGCCGCCCACGCAGGGCCGTGGGTGACGACGGTCGGCTCCGCGGTGGGCCGGATGTCCCGCGGCCGGGTCACGCTGCCCGACGGCCGCTCCTGGACCGGCGGCGGCCGGCCCTCCCGGGTGAGCGCGCGCGCCGTCCTCGCGCGGCGCGCGGCAGCCCCGGACGTGTCGCGCCGGGCGGCCGCCCAGTGCCGCCTCGGCGCCCTCGACTCCCGCCTCGTGGCCGACCGGATCGTGGTGTGCGAGCGCGGCGCCATCGGCCGCATCGACAAGTCCGAGTCGGTCGCGCAGGCCGGAGGTCGGGCGATGGTGCTCGTCAACCGGCGTCCCGGCGCGATCACCGCCGACCTCCACGCCGTGCCGACCGTCCACCTCCCCGCGCGGGCGGGGCGCTCGTTCAGCCGGTGGGTGGCCCGGCACCCCGACGCCCGGGTGAGCATGGCGCGCGACGCCGGACGGCCCGGCACCCGCCGCACGGCCCGGTGGAGCGCCTCGGGTGACCCGCGCGGCGTCACCCTCAAGCCCGACGCCGTCGCCGACGGCGATGCCGTGCTGGGCGCGCTGCCGGAGTCCACCGGCCGCAGCTGGGGCGTCTTCAGCGGCAGCTCCGCCGCCACCGCGCACGCCGCCGGCCTCGCGGCGCTGGTGCGGGCCCGGCACCCCGAGCGGTCGGCAGCGGTCGTCCGGTCGCTGCTCGTGACGTCGGCCCGTCCCGTCCCGGGCGCCTCCCCGCTCGCGCAGGGCACCGGCGCCCTCCCCAGCCAGGCGCCGACCGCCCACCTCGCCCTCGACGTAGCACCGCAGGAGTGGCGTCGTGCGCTGCGCCGCCACCTGCTCGCGCGGCTCAACACCAGCTCGGTGCTGATGCCGGCGCGTCGCCAGCGCGCGGTGCGCACGGTGACCAACATCGGCACCCGCCCGGAGTACTTCTCGGTGACGGCCCGCGGCTTCTCCTCCCACCGCGTGCGCGTGCAGCCGCTCGCCGTACGCCTCGCCCCCGGCGAGTCGGCCGACTTCACCGTCACCGTCACCGGGCCGGTCACGCCGGGCCAGCTCGACGACGGCATGCTCGTGTGGCGCGGCGCCCGTGGGGGCGTGACCCGCGTGCCGGTCGCCCTGACCCGCTGA